A single region of the Halopiger xanaduensis SH-6 genome encodes:
- a CDS encoding cupin domain-containing protein codes for MAYNTATKTDPESVVPEDAGGMWFLKEELDSDQVGISILELEPGADGMEHDESETGQEEIYYVVSGTVEVALTDADETVTLEADELIRIDPEESRQLSNVGDERAKLVLVGAPL; via the coding sequence ATGGCCTACAACACCGCGACGAAGACCGATCCGGAATCAGTCGTTCCCGAAGACGCCGGCGGCATGTGGTTCCTCAAGGAGGAACTCGACAGCGACCAGGTCGGCATCTCGATCCTCGAACTCGAGCCGGGCGCCGACGGGATGGAACACGACGAGAGCGAGACCGGACAGGAGGAGATCTACTACGTCGTCAGCGGGACGGTCGAGGTCGCGCTGACCGACGCCGACGAGACGGTCACCCTCGAGGCCGACGAACTCATTCGCATCGATCCCGAGGAGAGCCGCCAGCTCTCCAATGTGGGCGACGAACGGGCGAAGCTCGTGCTGGTCGGCGCGCCGCTGTAA
- a CDS encoding PspA/IM30 family protein: MGILSRTSYVIRSKINSLLNRAEDPTETLDYSYEQMRDQLQEVKRGIADLTTQKKRLEMQKRRLEENVEKHNEQARTAVQQNREDLARRALEKKKTKMNQIEDLERQISDLQSQQDQLIEQKNELQSRIEEFRTKKETMKARHEAAKASSQVSEAITATGDEFEDVGRAIERAEEQTEDMEARAAAMDELHESGAFEDVMSDKDDIDRELEQLSTDSGVEAELETLKSEVGEGEAATETEAQAADAETADADADADADAETEPEVDDAELTELEEGDQADVEAELAELQDEENA; encoded by the coding sequence ATGGGCATCCTCTCTCGGACCTCCTACGTCATCCGGTCGAAGATCAACTCGCTGCTCAACCGGGCTGAGGACCCGACCGAGACGCTCGATTATTCGTACGAGCAGATGCGAGACCAGCTTCAGGAGGTCAAACGCGGCATCGCCGACCTCACCACGCAGAAAAAGCGCCTCGAGATGCAAAAGCGGCGCCTCGAGGAGAACGTCGAGAAACACAACGAGCAGGCCCGCACCGCGGTCCAGCAGAACCGCGAGGATCTGGCGCGGCGCGCGCTCGAGAAGAAGAAGACGAAGATGAACCAGATCGAGGATCTGGAGCGCCAGATCTCCGACCTGCAGAGCCAGCAGGATCAGCTGATCGAACAGAAGAACGAACTCCAGAGCCGCATCGAGGAGTTCCGCACCAAGAAGGAGACGATGAAGGCCCGCCACGAGGCTGCCAAGGCGAGTTCCCAGGTTTCGGAGGCGATCACGGCCACCGGCGACGAGTTCGAGGACGTCGGCCGCGCCATCGAGCGCGCCGAGGAGCAGACCGAGGACATGGAGGCCCGCGCCGCGGCGATGGACGAACTCCACGAATCGGGCGCGTTCGAGGACGTCATGTCCGACAAGGACGACATCGACCGCGAACTCGAGCAGCTCTCGACCGACAGCGGCGTCGAGGCCGAACTCGAGACGCTCAAGTCGGAGGTCGGAGAGGGCGAGGCAGCGACGGAGACGGAGGCCCAGGCTGCCGACGCCGAGACGGCCGACGCGGACGCCGACGCCGACGCTGACGCTGAAACCGAACCCGAGGTCGACGACGCGGAGCTGACCGAACTCGAGGAGGGGGATCAGGCGGACGTCGAAGCCGAACTCGCGGAGCTGCAGGACGAAGAGAACGCCTGA
- a CDS encoding DUF7521 family protein — MSSYAVETPTTIALAVVKTLVLIVGGVITYFAYKAYQRTRQRPLGYLAGGFGLVTLGLFLAGLLTELLGVTLMVGILLESLLVLAGFLVIAYSLYAT; from the coding sequence ATGAGTTCCTACGCCGTGGAGACCCCGACCACGATCGCGCTCGCCGTCGTCAAGACCCTCGTTCTGATCGTCGGCGGGGTCATCACGTACTTCGCGTACAAGGCCTACCAGCGGACGCGCCAGCGGCCGCTCGGCTACCTCGCGGGCGGGTTCGGCCTCGTGACGCTCGGGCTCTTTCTCGCGGGCCTGCTGACCGAACTGCTCGGGGTCACGCTCATGGTGGGCATCCTGCTCGAGAGTCTGCTGGTGCTGGCCGGCTTTCTCGTGATCGCCTACTCGCTGTACGCGACGTAA
- a CDS encoding heavy metal translocating P-type ATPase — protein MSRDPDRHPESPARASASAVGSVSDADPASAAAEAEPDACDLCDLRTPPEPITASDVDGTFCCRGCLEVARALEQHDDAPEESAVRSRAAGDETDADGRDLDGLDGEDAFLAVEGMHCSTCEAFLESVAEREAGVLGAAASYATDTIRIVYDPDRLAADDLPEIVSGYGYTATDRSGADSDASDDDGLARLLLGGFFGMMVTVWYVLFLYPTYFDLEPVVAFGGDELAFLSANIWVFTSVILFYTGYPILRGAYVSLRAGRPNMDLLVATAALGSYGYSAVAIALGESHLYFDVTVAVVLVVTAGTHYERAVKRRATGLLSELTERQVDEARLESGETVPLEAVEPGDRLLVRPGERVPLDGEVVEGTAAVDESLVTGESLPVRKTPGDELRGGTVVTDAPLVVAVGDEAESTLDRLVSLLWSIQSARPGVQRLADKLATVFVPLVVALAVGTAAVLLATGSSPSTALLVGLTVVIVSCPCALGLATPLAIAAGVQAAAKRGIVVAAEAIFEDAPDVDVVVLDKTGTLTTGRMAVEDVHTVDGTDGDELLRRAGAVESLSEHPIAAAVAEAAPVAAADGGDLEAETGEDDGDLETGANGSAAAAAVDSFERADRGVSGVVDGDRVVVGHPDYCRERGLSVPDALEAPIDDARAAGRVPVAVGWDGRTHGVIAVGDSEREELDAALETLSSGREVVVLTGDEGPTAERFRAVDGVDEVFAGVPPEAKAETVDRLRARGTIAMVGDGSNDAPALAAADVGIAMGGGTELATEAADAVIVGDDLEAVAVTFDVAAGTHRRIRQNLAWAFCYNGVAIPLAIGGLLNPLFAAVAMAASSALVVANSARSLGSRE, from the coding sequence ATGAGTCGAGACCCAGATCGTCACCCGGAATCACCTGCCCGCGCGTCCGCATCGGCTGTCGGTTCGGTGAGCGACGCCGACCCCGCCAGCGCAGCCGCCGAAGCGGAACCCGACGCCTGCGACCTCTGTGACCTCCGGACGCCGCCCGAGCCGATCACCGCGTCCGACGTCGACGGCACCTTCTGCTGTCGGGGCTGTCTCGAGGTCGCGCGAGCCCTCGAGCAGCACGACGACGCCCCCGAGGAGTCGGCGGTACGGTCGCGAGCCGCCGGGGACGAGACCGATGCGGACGGTCGCGACCTCGACGGCCTCGACGGCGAGGACGCCTTCCTCGCGGTCGAGGGCATGCACTGCTCGACCTGCGAGGCGTTCCTCGAGTCGGTCGCCGAGCGCGAGGCGGGCGTGCTGGGCGCGGCGGCGAGCTACGCGACGGACACGATCCGGATCGTCTACGACCCCGACCGGCTCGCGGCCGACGACCTCCCCGAGATCGTCTCGGGCTACGGCTACACCGCGACCGACCGGTCGGGCGCCGACAGCGACGCGAGCGACGACGACGGGCTCGCGCGGCTGCTGCTCGGCGGCTTCTTCGGCATGATGGTCACGGTGTGGTACGTCCTCTTTCTCTACCCGACCTACTTCGACCTCGAGCCGGTCGTCGCCTTCGGCGGCGACGAGCTCGCGTTTCTGTCCGCGAACATCTGGGTGTTCACGTCCGTTATCCTCTTCTACACCGGATACCCGATCCTCCGGGGCGCGTACGTCAGCCTCCGGGCGGGTCGGCCGAACATGGATCTGCTCGTCGCGACGGCCGCGCTCGGCTCGTACGGCTACAGCGCGGTCGCGATCGCCCTCGGGGAGAGCCACCTCTACTTCGACGTCACCGTCGCCGTCGTCCTCGTCGTCACCGCGGGCACCCACTACGAGCGGGCGGTCAAGCGCCGCGCGACGGGACTGCTCTCGGAGCTGACCGAACGGCAGGTCGACGAGGCCCGCCTCGAGAGCGGCGAGACCGTCCCGCTCGAGGCCGTCGAGCCCGGCGATCGGCTGCTCGTCCGCCCCGGCGAGCGGGTCCCCCTCGACGGCGAGGTCGTCGAGGGGACCGCGGCCGTCGACGAGTCGCTGGTCACGGGCGAGTCCCTGCCGGTCCGGAAGACCCCCGGGGACGAACTCCGCGGCGGCACCGTCGTCACCGACGCGCCGCTCGTCGTCGCGGTCGGGGACGAGGCCGAGAGCACCCTCGATCGGCTCGTCTCCCTGCTCTGGTCGATCCAGAGCGCCCGGCCCGGCGTCCAGCGGCTCGCGGACAAGCTCGCGACGGTGTTCGTCCCGCTGGTCGTCGCCCTCGCCGTCGGGACGGCCGCCGTCCTGCTCGCGACCGGTTCGAGTCCGTCGACCGCCCTCCTGGTCGGGTTGACGGTCGTCATCGTCTCCTGTCCCTGCGCGCTCGGGCTGGCGACGCCGCTGGCGATCGCCGCGGGCGTCCAGGCCGCCGCGAAGCGCGGGATCGTCGTCGCCGCGGAGGCGATCTTCGAGGACGCTCCGGACGTCGACGTCGTCGTGCTGGACAAGACGGGGACGCTGACGACCGGGCGGATGGCCGTCGAGGACGTCCACACCGTCGACGGGACCGACGGCGACGAGCTACTCCGGCGGGCCGGCGCGGTCGAATCGCTGTCGGAGCACCCGATCGCCGCCGCCGTCGCCGAGGCGGCGCCCGTCGCCGCGGCCGACGGGGGCGATCTCGAGGCCGAAACTGGCGAGGACGACGGCGACCTCGAGACCGGCGCCAACGGTTCTGCAGCCGCCGCAGCCGTCGACTCGTTCGAACGGGCCGACCGCGGCGTCAGCGGCGTCGTCGACGGCGACCGCGTCGTCGTCGGCCACCCCGACTACTGCCGCGAGCGCGGGCTGTCGGTTCCCGACGCCCTCGAGGCCCCGATCGACGACGCCCGCGCAGCCGGCCGGGTTCCGGTCGCCGTCGGCTGGGACGGCCGAACCCACGGGGTGATCGCGGTCGGCGACTCGGAACGCGAGGAGCTCGACGCGGCGCTCGAGACGCTCTCGTCGGGCCGCGAGGTCGTCGTTCTCACCGGCGACGAGGGGCCGACCGCCGAGCGGTTCCGCGCGGTCGACGGGGTCGACGAGGTCTTCGCGGGCGTCCCGCCGGAAGCGAAGGCCGAGACCGTCGACCGCCTCCGGGCGCGGGGGACGATCGCGATGGTCGGCGACGGGAGCAACGACGCGCCCGCGCTGGCCGCCGCCGACGTCGGGATCGCTATGGGCGGCGGGACGGAGCTCGCGACCGAGGCGGCCGACGCCGTGATCGTCGGCGACGACCTCGAGGCGGTCGCGGTGACGTTCGACGTCGCCGCGGGGACCCACCGGCGGATCCGCCAGAACCTCGCGTGGGCGTTCTGCTACAACGGGGTCGCGATTCCGCTGGCGATCGGCGGCCTGTTGAACCCGCTGTTCGCGGCCGTCGCGATGGCCGCGAGCAGCGCCCTCGTGGTGGCGAACTCGGCGCGGTCGCTCGGCTCGAGGGAGTGA
- a CDS encoding alpha/beta fold hydrolase has product MTIADTLDGWSEDDLEVDDASLHYYRSGGDGRPFVVAHGITADGRSRIPLVEPLADAGYDVVTYDARGHGRSDAPADGYEYADQAADLVGLVDALELEDPVLYGHSMGGTTVAVAAATEPELPHAVVLEDPELLLGLGADESASDDVDGEGEGEFLERITERIRGQPAPTREAVLETDAGLQTLVDEGRERLATLLADTYLNVDPAVEQVLEADRVDPAAVFPDIEAPTLILKADADPGSRERHREAASHLSDGRLVHVDGAGHCVLRDRHERVVDEIHSFLAER; this is encoded by the coding sequence ATGACGATTGCCGATACGCTCGACGGCTGGTCAGAGGACGATCTCGAGGTGGACGACGCATCGCTTCACTACTACCGCAGCGGCGGCGACGGGCGTCCGTTCGTGGTCGCACACGGCATCACCGCGGACGGTCGCTCGCGGATCCCGCTGGTCGAACCGCTCGCCGACGCCGGCTACGACGTCGTGACCTACGACGCGCGAGGTCACGGACGCTCGGACGCCCCCGCAGACGGGTACGAGTACGCCGACCAGGCGGCCGACCTCGTCGGGCTCGTCGACGCGCTGGAACTCGAGGATCCCGTCCTGTACGGCCACTCGATGGGCGGGACGACCGTCGCAGTGGCGGCCGCGACCGAGCCGGAACTGCCCCACGCCGTCGTTCTCGAGGATCCCGAACTACTGCTCGGGCTGGGTGCGGACGAGTCCGCGTCCGACGACGTCGACGGCGAGGGCGAGGGCGAATTCCTCGAGCGGATCACCGAGCGAATTCGCGGGCAGCCGGCCCCGACCCGCGAGGCGGTCCTCGAGACCGACGCCGGGCTACAGACGCTGGTCGACGAGGGTCGCGAGCGACTCGCGACGCTGCTCGCCGACACCTATCTGAACGTCGATCCCGCCGTCGAGCAGGTTCTCGAGGCCGATCGCGTCGATCCCGCCGCGGTTTTTCCCGACATCGAGGCGCCGACGTTGATCCTCAAAGCCGACGCCGATCCCGGCTCCCGCGAGCGCCACCGCGAGGCCGCGTCGCACCTTTCGGACGGTCGACTCGTCCACGTCGACGGCGCCGGACACTGCGTCCTCCGGGACCGACACGAGCGGGTCGTCGACGAGATTCACTCGTTCCTCGCGGAGCGCTGA
- a CDS encoding CDGSH iron-sulfur domain-containing protein: MTRLVELEGTGPKKLDPDDIDDEKGDVAVCQCGLSDSFPFCDGSHRRTEGEADDETYVYEDGERRRVERVVTADDADGPEAGGTDRDEH, encoded by the coding sequence ATGACGCGACTCGTCGAACTCGAGGGCACCGGCCCGAAAAAGCTCGATCCGGACGATATCGACGACGAAAAGGGCGACGTGGCGGTCTGTCAGTGCGGGCTCTCGGACTCGTTTCCCTTCTGCGACGGCAGCCACCGGCGAACGGAGGGCGAAGCCGACGACGAAACGTACGTCTACGAGGACGGTGAGCGCCGGCGGGTGGAGCGGGTCGTGACGGCTGACGACGCGGACGGCCCCGAAGCTGGCGGGACGGATAGAGACGAGCACTGA
- a CDS encoding FxLYD domain-containing protein, protein MTRSESTSRSRRRVLASLGAGVVAAAGAGCTGSGGLDGEPSYEEGNVGDVNASNASNRSASQMSAATALAQQQPNTSVTPLESLSLIDHEFVVESGYLGSTIQGTVQNTGGDRIQLVEVRTRIYNGSGNMLGRYFASTGDLDGGEAWEFQVVVLLPPANVADYDITVLGTPS, encoded by the coding sequence ATGACGCGCTCGGAGTCGACGAGCCGGTCACGCCGCCGCGTCCTCGCGTCGCTCGGTGCGGGCGTCGTCGCGGCGGCCGGGGCCGGCTGTACCGGCAGCGGCGGTCTCGACGGCGAGCCGTCCTACGAGGAGGGCAACGTCGGCGACGTCAACGCCAGCAACGCCTCCAACCGCTCGGCGTCGCAGATGTCCGCGGCGACCGCGCTCGCCCAGCAACAGCCCAACACCTCGGTGACGCCGCTCGAGTCGCTCTCGCTGATCGACCACGAGTTCGTCGTCGAGAGCGGGTACCTCGGATCGACGATTCAGGGAACAGTCCAGAACACGGGCGGGGACCGGATCCAGCTCGTGGAAGTTCGAACCCGGATCTACAACGGCTCCGGCAACATGCTCGGCCGCTACTTCGCCAGTACCGGCGACCTCGACGGCGGCGAGGCGTGGGAGTTCCAAGTCGTCGTCCTTCTGCCCCCGGCCAACGTCGCGGACTACGACATTACCGTGTTGGGAACGCCGTCCTGA
- a CDS encoding alpha/beta hydrolase, which yields MTDVLVPGGRDVRGTLEEPEDGDPDAIVVACPPHPQQGGSRSDRRLVAVSDALVEAEIASLRFDYGDWDEGYGERADVRNAVRWAADRHDRVGLFGYSFGATLALLGAAECEAVDAVSALAPTARLADDLDAVAALESISCPVQVCYGERDTTVEWEPIVERLRETAAGTGDRALVPRSGDHFFVGQQASIAEDVAAFFESKLLEAA from the coding sequence ATGACCGACGTTCTCGTTCCCGGCGGGCGCGACGTCCGCGGGACGCTCGAGGAGCCCGAAGACGGCGACCCGGACGCGATCGTGGTCGCCTGTCCGCCCCACCCCCAGCAGGGCGGCTCGCGAAGCGACCGGCGCCTCGTCGCCGTCAGCGACGCCCTCGTCGAGGCCGAGATCGCCTCCCTCCGATTCGATTACGGCGACTGGGATGAGGGGTACGGCGAACGCGCGGACGTCCGAAACGCCGTTCGCTGGGCCGCCGACCGCCACGACCGCGTCGGCCTGTTCGGCTACAGCTTCGGCGCGACGCTCGCCCTGCTGGGCGCGGCCGAGTGCGAGGCCGTCGACGCCGTCTCCGCGCTCGCCCCGACGGCGCGGCTGGCCGACGACCTCGACGCCGTCGCGGCCCTCGAGTCGATATCGTGTCCGGTACAGGTGTGCTACGGCGAGCGGGATACCACGGTCGAGTGGGAACCGATCGTCGAGCGGCTTCGAGAAACAGCGGCCGGAACCGGAGACCGGGCTCTCGTTCCCCGTTCCGGCGATCACTTCTTCGTCGGTCAGCAAGCGTCGATCGCCGAGGACGTCGCCGCGTTTTTCGAATCGAAGCTCCTCGAGGCGGCGTAA
- the ric gene encoding iron-sulfur cluster repair di-iron protein produces the protein MEHVQFDPDARLGDLVASNPEYARVFESLDIDYCCGGATSLATACEEADLALERVAERLDGADGAPDREHEWDSPTQLANVIVWDHHRPLRRNLPDLEALVEKVADVHGDSHPELQEVESEFQDLVDDMFHHIDDEEQNAFPVIKKLDTGADLTADERARIEDEIDHLEAEHSETADRLERINDLTDGYAVPEDACASYRRMLERLENLERDTHMHVHRENNVLFPKAADLLAER, from the coding sequence ATGGAACACGTACAATTCGACCCGGACGCACGACTCGGCGACCTCGTCGCATCGAACCCCGAATACGCCCGCGTTTTCGAATCGCTCGACATCGACTACTGCTGCGGCGGCGCTACGTCGCTGGCGACGGCCTGCGAGGAAGCTGACCTCGCGCTCGAGCGGGTCGCCGAACGTCTCGACGGCGCCGACGGAGCGCCCGACCGCGAGCACGAGTGGGACTCCCCGACCCAGCTCGCGAACGTCATCGTCTGGGACCACCACCGACCCCTGCGGCGGAACCTCCCCGACCTCGAGGCCCTCGTGGAGAAGGTCGCCGACGTTCACGGCGACTCCCACCCGGAACTGCAGGAGGTCGAAAGCGAGTTCCAGGACCTCGTCGACGACATGTTCCATCACATCGACGACGAGGAACAGAACGCCTTCCCCGTGATCAAGAAGCTCGATACGGGGGCCGACCTGACGGCCGACGAGCGAGCGCGGATCGAGGACGAGATCGACCACCTCGAGGCGGAACACAGCGAGACCGCGGACCGCCTCGAGCGCATCAACGATCTCACCGACGGCTACGCGGTTCCCGAGGACGCCTGCGCCAGCTACCGGCGCATGCTCGAGCGACTGGAGAACCTCGAGCGGGACACGCACATGCACGTCCACCGGGAGAACAACGTGCTGTTCCCGAAGGCGGCGGACCTGCTGGCCGAGCGCTGA
- a CDS encoding STAS/SEC14 domain-containing protein, with the protein MAHYESDVLTVEWDSSLEAVIMNWHDFATGETYREGLNAGLDLAIEKGAANWLADLRDLGTLSEDDQQWTQEEWHPRAFESSLSNMAIVQPESVVANLSVEDLVQEVGSNTTSRIFDDRDDARGWLREQ; encoded by the coding sequence ATGGCACACTACGAATCCGACGTCCTGACGGTCGAATGGGACTCGTCCCTCGAGGCGGTCATCATGAACTGGCACGACTTCGCGACGGGCGAGACGTATCGAGAGGGACTGAACGCCGGTCTGGATCTGGCGATCGAGAAGGGCGCGGCCAACTGGCTCGCGGATCTACGGGACCTCGGCACGCTCTCGGAGGACGACCAGCAGTGGACCCAGGAGGAGTGGCACCCGCGAGCGTTCGAGAGTTCGCTGTCGAACATGGCGATCGTCCAGCCCGAGAGCGTCGTCGCGAACCTCTCGGTCGAGGATCTCGTCCAGGAAGTCGGTTCGAACACGACCTCGCGCATCTTCGACGACCGCGACGACGCCAGAGGGTGGCTTCGCGAGCAGTAG